One part of the Streptomyces nigra genome encodes these proteins:
- a CDS encoding helix-turn-helix domain-containing protein: protein MAGGEDGAGQAGVSDAAPSAWAQELLDHLRPHGRDVRRVVSWLADAVRGTACLQDDTGALVAGTRPPLDDQLVAAVAAGRIASAAWEGRGRHLRLVRVAYPDPSAAGVLAVSRPEPFDRRAADIVGHTAHVLELLLRAGETTAAGRRLERATSDLRLAILQLLMVEDTVSARRVAAGLWPGLLDTDTACVYVVEGSADERDRLAEECVDVTGERALVVLCPAVDEHVIVVTPGDAEARELRSLIGPRPRTFLGGSARQSLVRTATAYGQAVSALAVAHFRPDKAAVYAERTHPERLVDPAALRCWTTRVLRPLDALPHHTRAELLATTRLGLEFTAVNAAKVLGVSRNTVRARMERVETLLSTSFSDLAARAVVHVALNTQEGLAGAPGDPAAPHDDPVSLDDLLSGRAMVTWARDLLSRLDHDSRDLRRTLRAWIAEGGNAERAAQRLGVHAQTVREHVRSAEPVLERALLSGGSDLYEVVLAHLALGDLELPALHAAKPGV from the coding sequence ATGGCTGGCGGAGAGGACGGGGCCGGGCAGGCAGGGGTGAGCGACGCCGCGCCCTCGGCGTGGGCGCAGGAACTGCTGGACCACCTGCGGCCCCACGGCAGGGACGTCCGCCGTGTCGTGTCCTGGCTCGCGGACGCCGTACGGGGCACCGCCTGCCTCCAGGACGACACCGGCGCCCTCGTCGCCGGTACCCGGCCGCCCCTCGACGACCAGCTGGTGGCCGCCGTCGCCGCCGGCCGGATCGCCTCGGCCGCCTGGGAGGGCCGGGGCCGCCATCTGCGGCTCGTCCGGGTCGCCTACCCGGACCCGTCGGCGGCGGGCGTCCTCGCCGTGTCCCGCCCCGAGCCGTTCGACCGGCGGGCCGCCGACATCGTCGGCCACACGGCGCACGTCCTGGAACTCCTGCTGCGGGCCGGGGAGACCACCGCCGCGGGCCGCCGTCTGGAACGGGCGACCTCCGACCTCCGGCTGGCGATCCTCCAGCTGCTCATGGTCGAGGACACCGTGTCCGCCCGCCGCGTCGCGGCGGGGCTGTGGCCAGGACTGCTCGACACCGACACCGCCTGCGTGTACGTCGTCGAGGGCAGCGCCGACGAACGCGACCGGCTCGCCGAGGAGTGCGTCGACGTCACCGGCGAGCGGGCCCTGGTCGTGCTCTGCCCCGCCGTGGACGAGCACGTCATCGTCGTCACCCCCGGCGACGCCGAGGCCCGTGAGCTGCGGTCGCTGATCGGGCCGCGCCCGCGCACCTTCCTCGGCGGCAGCGCCCGGCAGTCCCTGGTGCGCACCGCCACCGCCTACGGGCAGGCCGTGAGCGCGCTGGCCGTCGCCCACTTCCGGCCGGACAAGGCGGCCGTCTACGCCGAACGCACCCACCCCGAACGCCTCGTCGACCCGGCCGCCCTGCGCTGCTGGACGACCCGCGTACTGCGCCCCCTCGACGCGCTGCCGCACCACACCCGCGCCGAACTGCTCGCCACCACCCGGCTGGGCCTGGAGTTCACCGCGGTGAACGCCGCCAAGGTGCTCGGCGTCAGCCGCAACACCGTCCGCGCCCGCATGGAGCGCGTCGAGACGCTGCTGAGCACCAGCTTCTCCGACCTGGCCGCCCGGGCGGTCGTCCACGTCGCCCTCAACACCCAGGAGGGCCTGGCCGGAGCGCCGGGCGACCCGGCCGCCCCGCACGACGACCCGGTGTCGCTGGACGACCTGCTGTCCGGGCGCGCCATGGTCACCTGGGCGCGGGACCTGCTGTCCCGGCTCGACCACGACAGCCGCGACCTGCGCCGCACGCTGCGCGCCTGGATCGCGGAGGGCGGCAACGCCGAACGGGCCGCGCAGCGCCTCGGCGTGCACGCCCAGACCGTCCGCGAGCACGTACGCAGCGCGGAGCCCGTCCTGGAGCGCGCGCTGCTGTCCGGCGGCAGCGATCTGTACGAGGTCGTCCTGGCGCATCTCGCGCTCGGCGACCTGGAACTCCCCGCCCTGCACGCGGCGAAACCGGGCGTTTAG
- a CDS encoding cytochrome P450: MTVHSPDLDSFSRATPVRLWEDGFALDPYRYYEALRAQGPVGWGELAPGVPAYVVTGRRAALDLLHDTEAFSHDPRPWESTVADDSPILGMMRWRPNTLFADGAAHVRYRTSLIDTFDGIEPHDLRARVHRAVRVLVGRFGPRGEADLVGDFARPLMALVFNSLFGLPDSQSDRLDVALGKMMEGGAEAAEGEAEYGGYVLELIAAKAAEPGDDLPSRLLAHPAGLTPEEVTWQVFLTLGAGHEPTAKLVSNALSRILGNPTFYSTLTSGARPVMDAVVEVLHHETPLANYGIHYARTSLSFHGAWVRAAVPVVISYGALAHFAERDAPGERHPRDASHLSWSAGPHACPVKQHTLLIATEAIERLTQWLPDLEPVLPRAQLTWRPGPFHRSLTSLPVRFSPRSPDQPGGPS; encoded by the coding sequence GTGACCGTCCACTCCCCCGACCTCGACAGCTTCTCCCGCGCGACGCCCGTACGGCTGTGGGAGGACGGCTTCGCGCTGGACCCCTACCGCTACTACGAGGCGCTGCGCGCCCAGGGCCCGGTCGGCTGGGGCGAGTTGGCGCCGGGTGTGCCGGCGTACGTCGTCACCGGCCGGCGCGCGGCGCTGGACCTGCTGCACGACACGGAGGCCTTCTCGCACGACCCCCGGCCCTGGGAGTCGACGGTCGCCGACGACTCGCCGATCCTCGGCATGATGCGCTGGCGGCCCAACACGCTGTTCGCCGACGGCGCCGCGCACGTGCGGTACCGCACCTCGCTGATCGACACGTTCGACGGGATCGAGCCGCACGATCTGCGGGCCCGGGTGCACCGCGCGGTGCGGGTGCTCGTCGGCCGGTTCGGGCCGCGCGGCGAGGCCGATCTGGTGGGCGACTTCGCGCGGCCGCTGATGGCACTGGTCTTCAACAGCCTGTTCGGGCTGCCGGACAGCCAGAGCGACCGGCTGGACGTGGCGCTGGGCAAGATGATGGAGGGCGGCGCCGAGGCCGCCGAGGGCGAGGCCGAGTACGGCGGCTATGTGCTGGAGCTGATCGCCGCGAAGGCCGCGGAGCCGGGCGACGACCTGCCGAGCCGGCTTCTGGCGCACCCGGCCGGGCTCACCCCGGAGGAGGTCACCTGGCAGGTGTTCCTCACGCTGGGCGCCGGGCACGAGCCGACGGCGAAGCTGGTGTCGAACGCCCTGTCCCGCATCCTCGGCAACCCGACGTTCTACTCGACGCTCACCAGCGGGGCCCGCCCTGTCATGGACGCGGTCGTGGAGGTCCTGCACCACGAGACCCCGCTGGCCAACTACGGCATCCACTACGCCCGCACCTCCCTGTCGTTCCATGGCGCCTGGGTCCGGGCGGCGGTCCCGGTGGTCATCTCGTACGGGGCGCTCGCCCACTTCGCGGAGCGGGACGCCCCCGGCGAGCGGCACCCCCGGGACGCCTCCCATCTGTCCTGGTCGGCGGGACCGCACGCCTGCCCGGTGAAGCAGCACACGCTGCTGATCGCGACCGAGGCCATCGAACGGCTCACCCAGTGGCTGCCCGACCTGGAGCCGGTGCTGCCGCGTGCGCAGCTGACCTGGCGACCCGGGCCGTTCCACCGGTCGCTGACCTCGCTGCCCGTCCGGTTCAGCCCCCGCTCCCCCGACCAGCCAGGAGGCCCGTCGTGA
- a CDS encoding cytochrome P450 family protein, with protein sequence MTVTDRIAIDPLGSDIPGESARLRALGPIVPVELPGGIPAWAPTTYDTLRELILDPRVSKDPRQHWRLWPEVPEHPSWGWILGWVGVVNMLSTYGGDHARLRKLVAPSFTQRRTEVMRPRVEAITAELLDALDGAGDAVDLKAEFAHPLPMRMICELFGVPDELREDTATLIAAIMDTSDPTPEHAAFVQQQIGSVLGALVAHRREHPGDDLTTELIRVRDEDGDRLSDEELLYTLLLVIGAGFETTVNLIGNAVVALLTHPEQLAAVRAGEIGWDAVIDETLRAHPSIASLPLRFAVTDLKVGDVTVPAGDAIITTYAAANLDPAHYGPDASGFDAARGADDHLSFGIGVHRCIGAPLARLEALTALPALFDRFPGLRLAVGGEELRQVPSFIAFGWQEIPVRPRG encoded by the coding sequence GTGACCGTGACCGACCGCATCGCCATCGACCCGCTCGGCTCCGACATCCCCGGCGAGAGCGCCCGGCTGCGCGCCCTCGGCCCGATCGTCCCCGTCGAGCTGCCCGGCGGCATCCCGGCCTGGGCCCCGACGACGTACGACACTCTGCGGGAACTGATCCTCGATCCCCGGGTCAGCAAGGATCCGCGGCAGCACTGGCGGCTCTGGCCCGAGGTGCCCGAACACCCCTCGTGGGGCTGGATCCTGGGCTGGGTCGGCGTGGTCAACATGCTGTCGACGTACGGCGGCGACCACGCGCGGCTGCGCAAGCTGGTCGCGCCGAGCTTCACCCAACGGCGTACGGAGGTCATGCGGCCCCGGGTCGAGGCGATCACCGCGGAGCTGCTGGACGCGCTCGACGGGGCCGGTGACGCGGTCGACCTGAAGGCGGAGTTCGCGCACCCGCTGCCCATGCGGATGATCTGCGAGCTGTTCGGCGTGCCGGACGAACTGCGCGAGGACACGGCCACGCTCATCGCAGCGATCATGGACACCTCCGACCCGACGCCGGAGCACGCCGCGTTCGTGCAGCAGCAGATCGGCTCGGTGCTGGGCGCGCTCGTCGCCCACCGGCGGGAGCACCCGGGCGACGATCTGACGACCGAGCTGATCCGGGTGCGCGACGAGGACGGCGACCGGCTCAGCGACGAGGAGCTGCTGTACACGCTGCTGCTGGTGATCGGCGCCGGCTTCGAGACGACGGTGAACCTGATCGGCAACGCCGTCGTCGCCCTGCTGACCCACCCGGAGCAGCTGGCGGCCGTACGGGCCGGGGAGATCGGCTGGGACGCGGTGATCGACGAGACGCTGCGCGCGCACCCGTCCATCGCGTCGCTGCCGCTGCGGTTCGCCGTGACCGACCTGAAGGTCGGGGACGTGACGGTCCCGGCCGGGGACGCGATCATCACGACGTACGCCGCCGCCAATCTGGACCCCGCGCACTACGGCCCGGACGCCTCCGGTTTCGACGCGGCGCGCGGGGCCGACGACCATCTGTCGTTCGGGATCGGCGTGCACCGGTGCATCGGTGCCCCGCTGGCCCGGCTCGAGGCGCTGACCGCGCTGCCCGCGCTCTTCGACCGCTTCCCCGGGCTGCGGCTCGCCGTCGGCGGGGAGGAGCTGCGTCAGGTCCCGTCGTTCATCGCGTTCGGCTGGCAGGAGATACCCGTGCGCCCGCGCGGCTGA
- a CDS encoding dienelactone hydrolase family protein, which produces MTSVQGNVVDIPTEDGVADAYLTRPADGGPRPAVLLYMDAFGLRPRLEAMADRLAAHGYTVLVPNLFHRAGRAPVLDLPEFIDTAARPDIFQTLGPIMRQLTPEAAMRDAGAYLRWLESCPTAADGPVALTGYCMGARLSLLTAGTYPDRVAAAAGFHGGRLATEDPDSPHLVAGRITAELYFGHADHDHSLPPEQIDRLETALTEAGVRHRCEVYEGAGHGFTQSDTAAYDRAADERHWEALLDLLNRTF; this is translated from the coding sequence ATGACCTCCGTCCAGGGAAACGTTGTCGACATCCCCACCGAGGACGGCGTCGCCGACGCCTATCTGACCCGTCCGGCCGACGGCGGGCCCCGGCCCGCGGTCCTGCTCTACATGGACGCGTTCGGGCTGCGGCCCCGGCTGGAGGCGATGGCCGACCGGCTCGCCGCCCACGGGTACACGGTGCTGGTGCCCAACCTGTTCCACCGGGCCGGCCGGGCCCCGGTGCTCGATCTGCCCGAGTTCATCGACACGGCGGCCCGGCCGGACATCTTCCAGACCCTCGGGCCGATCATGCGTCAGCTGACCCCCGAGGCGGCGATGCGCGACGCCGGCGCCTATCTGCGCTGGCTCGAGTCCTGCCCGACCGCCGCCGACGGTCCGGTCGCGCTGACCGGCTACTGCATGGGGGCGCGGCTGTCCCTGCTGACCGCCGGAACCTACCCGGACCGGGTCGCCGCCGCGGCCGGCTTCCACGGCGGCCGGCTCGCCACCGAGGACCCGGACAGCCCGCACCTGGTGGCCGGACGCATCACCGCGGAGCTGTACTTCGGGCACGCGGACCACGACCACTCCCTGCCGCCGGAGCAGATCGACCGCCTGGAGACGGCCCTCACGGAGGCCGGGGTCCGGCACCGCTGCGAGGTGTACGAGGGCGCCGGCCACGGCTTCACCCAGTCCGACACCGCCGCCTACGACCGCGCGGCCGACGAGCGGCACTGGGAGGCGCTGCTCGATCTGCTCAACCGCACGTTCTGA
- a CDS encoding metallophosphoesterase family protein: MSVSSRDTAEGAGWGAAEPGSYKGLMPPGGRKISWLDPRMLWAARNGVLASLFGDPTGRTRGRWVARRTAAGAPADKVIRRDDPDRFSFLVIGDTGEGDDPQYAVVPGLLKEGRDTRFAILASDVIYPVGGADDYGPKFFRPYQDYRAPIYAIPGNHDWYEDLTAFMRVFCDDAPPLPPEPAPRPLSRAWLRSLLWHRPRQGDGQRLEEARRLRSAPEQLASQPGPYWAIDAGPVRIVGIDTGLLGTLDAEQGAWLREVSKDPRPKILITGSPLYVDGEHHPCAIEGGGTVDDIVRDPAHRYVAAIGGDIHNYQRYPVRVGDRTIQYVVAGGGGAFMHATHTIPKVDVAGVGEADFRCYPLRGDSLAFYSALYGRRLRLRRFFTLTEAEAAAVVAERLGMRLTRAQQTTARVTRRVRLVAALLGAGRRPDRRAWLRLPVRKLYTQLFSPSSATYSPPFFKCFLRLDVGPDAVRLRCHAATGNLAQELDPPVEDEVTIPLV, translated from the coding sequence GTGTCTGTCTCCTCACGTGATACCGCGGAAGGCGCCGGCTGGGGCGCGGCCGAACCCGGCAGCTACAAAGGGCTGATGCCGCCCGGTGGCCGGAAGATCTCCTGGCTCGACCCCCGGATGCTGTGGGCGGCCCGCAACGGCGTGCTGGCCTCCCTGTTCGGGGATCCGACCGGGCGTACCCGCGGCCGGTGGGTGGCCCGGCGGACGGCCGCCGGGGCTCCGGCCGACAAGGTGATCCGGCGCGACGACCCCGACCGGTTCTCCTTCCTCGTCATCGGGGACACCGGCGAGGGCGACGACCCTCAATATGCCGTCGTCCCAGGGCTGCTGAAGGAGGGTCGGGACACCCGGTTCGCGATCCTCGCCAGCGACGTCATCTACCCGGTGGGCGGCGCCGACGACTACGGCCCCAAGTTCTTCCGGCCGTACCAGGACTACCGGGCGCCCATCTACGCGATACCCGGCAACCACGACTGGTACGAGGACCTGACCGCGTTCATGCGGGTGTTCTGCGACGACGCCCCGCCGCTCCCGCCGGAGCCCGCGCCGCGCCCGCTCAGCCGGGCCTGGCTGCGCTCGCTGCTGTGGCACCGACCGCGCCAGGGCGACGGCCAACGGCTCGAAGAGGCACGGAGGTTGCGGTCGGCCCCCGAGCAACTGGCCTCCCAGCCGGGCCCGTACTGGGCGATCGACGCCGGCCCGGTGCGGATCGTCGGCATCGACACCGGGCTGCTCGGCACGCTCGACGCCGAACAGGGCGCGTGGCTGCGCGAGGTGTCCAAGGACCCCCGCCCGAAGATCCTGATCACCGGCTCCCCCCTGTACGTGGACGGTGAGCACCACCCCTGCGCGATCGAGGGCGGCGGCACCGTGGACGACATCGTCCGCGATCCCGCGCACCGCTATGTGGCGGCGATCGGCGGCGACATCCACAACTACCAGCGCTATCCGGTGCGGGTCGGTGACCGCACGATCCAGTACGTCGTCGCGGGCGGCGGCGGCGCCTTCATGCACGCCACGCACACCATCCCGAAGGTCGACGTGGCGGGCGTCGGCGAGGCGGACTTCCGCTGCTACCCGCTGCGCGGCGACTCCCTGGCCTTCTACAGCGCGCTGTACGGCCGGCGGCTGCGGCTGCGCCGCTTCTTCACCCTGACCGAGGCCGAGGCGGCGGCCGTCGTCGCCGAGCGCCTGGGCATGCGGCTGACCCGCGCCCAGCAGACCACGGCCCGGGTCACCCGACGGGTCCGGCTGGTGGCCGCCCTGCTCGGCGCGGGCCGCCGCCCCGACCGCCGCGCCTGGCTGCGGCTGCCGGTGCGCAAGCTCTACACCCAGCTCTTCTCCCCGAGTTCCGCGACGTACAGCCCGCCGTTCTTCAAGTGCTTCCTGCGCCTCGACGTCGGCCCGGACGCGGTACGGCTGCGCTGCCATGCCGCGACCGGCAACCTCGCGCAGGAACTCGACCCGCCGGTCGAGGACGAGGTGACGATCCCGCTGGTCTGA
- a CDS encoding L-threonylcarbamoyladenylate synthase yields MAKYYDVHPDNPQPRTIAQIAESVRSGALIAYPTDSCYALGCRLGSRDGIDRIRSIRRLDDRHHFTLVCQDFAQLGQFVRIDNDVFRTIKASTPGSYTFILPATREVPRMLQHPKKKTVGVRIPDHVVTQALLAELGEPLLSSTLLLPDEEEPLTQGWEIKDRLDHVLDGVVDSGECGTEPTTVIDFSSGEAEIVRAGAGDTSRFE; encoded by the coding sequence ATGGCGAAGTACTACGACGTGCACCCCGACAATCCGCAGCCGCGCACCATCGCGCAGATCGCCGAGAGCGTCCGCTCCGGCGCGCTCATCGCGTATCCGACGGACTCCTGCTACGCGCTGGGCTGCCGGCTGGGCAGCCGTGACGGCATCGACCGCATCCGGTCGATCCGCCGCCTGGACGACCGGCACCACTTCACCCTCGTCTGCCAGGACTTCGCGCAGCTCGGCCAGTTCGTACGGATCGACAACGACGTCTTCCGCACGATCAAGGCGTCGACGCCCGGCAGTTACACCTTCATCCTCCCGGCGACCCGGGAGGTGCCCCGCATGCTGCAGCACCCGAAGAAGAAGACGGTCGGCGTCCGCATCCCCGACCATGTCGTCACCCAGGCGCTGCTCGCCGAGCTCGGGGAGCCGCTGCTGTCCAGCACGCTGCTGCTGCCCGACGAGGAGGAGCCGCTGACGCAGGGCTGGGAGATCAAGGACCGGCTGGACCATGTGCTGGACGGCGTCGTCGACTCCGGCGAGTGCGGCACCGAGCCGACGACGGTGATCGACTTCTCGTCCGGCGAGGCGGAGATCGTGCGCGCGGGCGCGGGGGACACGTCCCGGTTCGAGTAA
- a CDS encoding LLM class flavin-dependent oxidoreductase, with product MATDSRPLRKLGFLTIGLFDGADPARGHESTLEIIELGERLGFDSAWVRHRHLQYGISSPVAVLAAASQRTRRIELGTAVIPLGWENPLRLAEDLATVDLLSAGRLNPGVSVGPPMHYDRVKEALYPDTADAEDFGYERVRRLLDFVRGEPVTDFSGTEGFEVFSDRVQPQSPGLGGRMWYGGASLRSARWAGEHGMNLLTSSVVKVEDDQGAPGAPDFARIQLSHIQAFRERHPDGERARVSQGLVVIPTDSATPGQRARYEKYVAERTPRTSSPQGPARLLFAPDLIGTSEEIAERLHAHAAFREVDEVAFALPFTFGHDDYVQILTDIATRLGPALGRPAP from the coding sequence GTGGCAACCGACTCCCGCCCCTTGCGCAAGCTGGGCTTCCTCACCATCGGACTGTTCGACGGGGCGGACCCGGCCCGGGGCCACGAGTCCACGCTGGAGATCATCGAGCTGGGCGAGCGGCTCGGCTTCGACAGCGCCTGGGTCCGCCACCGGCACCTCCAGTACGGCATCTCCTCCCCCGTCGCCGTCCTGGCCGCCGCCTCGCAGCGCACCCGCCGGATCGAACTGGGCACCGCGGTGATCCCGCTCGGCTGGGAGAACCCGCTGCGTCTCGCGGAGGATCTCGCCACCGTCGACCTGCTGTCCGCCGGGCGCCTCAACCCCGGCGTGAGCGTGGGCCCTCCGATGCACTACGACCGGGTCAAGGAGGCCCTGTACCCGGACACCGCCGACGCCGAGGACTTCGGGTACGAGCGGGTGCGGCGGCTGCTGGACTTCGTCCGGGGCGAACCGGTCACGGACTTCAGCGGCACGGAGGGCTTCGAGGTGTTCTCCGACCGAGTGCAGCCGCAGTCCCCGGGGCTGGGCGGCCGCATGTGGTACGGCGGCGCCAGCCTGCGCTCGGCGCGCTGGGCCGGTGAGCACGGCATGAACCTGCTGACCAGCAGTGTCGTCAAGGTGGAGGACGACCAGGGCGCGCCGGGCGCCCCCGACTTCGCACGCATCCAGCTGTCCCACATCCAAGCCTTCCGGGAGCGCCACCCCGACGGTGAGCGGGCCCGGGTCTCCCAGGGCCTCGTCGTCATCCCCACCGACTCGGCGACACCCGGACAGCGGGCCCGCTACGAGAAGTACGTCGCCGAGCGCACCCCCCGCACCAGCTCGCCGCAGGGCCCGGCGCGGCTGCTGTTCGCGCCGGACCTCATCGGCACCTCCGAGGAGATCGCCGAACGCCTCCACGCCCACGCCGCGTTCCGCGAGGTGGACGAGGTGGCGTTCGCGCTGCCCTTCACCTTCGGCCACGACGACTATGTGCAGATCCTCACGGACATCGCGACCCGGCTCGGTCCGGCGCTGGGGCGTCCGGCACCCTGA
- a CDS encoding GTP-binding protein, giving the protein MAFAPSSTPSGVRARATAGPSDDVHLPDTARDLVKILVTGPFGVGKTTLIGSVSEIRPLHTEEPLSEASAPVDDIAGVRDKSTTTVAVDFGRISLPGGVVLYLFGTPGQERFRPLWDDIAYGALGALVLVDSRRIDASFDVLGLVEESGLPYAVAFNTFPDAPRHHTEGELRAALDLEDGTPMVTCDARDADSSVDALLALVQHLIDRDTPEGR; this is encoded by the coding sequence ATGGCCTTCGCGCCCTCAAGCACGCCTAGCGGCGTCCGCGCCCGCGCCACCGCGGGCCCGTCCGACGACGTCCATCTCCCCGACACCGCCCGGGACCTGGTCAAGATTCTGGTGACCGGCCCGTTCGGGGTGGGCAAGACGACCCTGATCGGCTCCGTCTCCGAGATCCGGCCCCTGCACACCGAGGAGCCGCTCAGCGAGGCGTCCGCGCCGGTCGACGACATCGCCGGGGTGCGGGACAAGTCGACGACGACCGTGGCGGTCGACTTCGGCCGGATCAGCCTGCCCGGCGGGGTCGTGCTGTACCTGTTCGGCACCCCCGGCCAGGAGCGGTTCCGGCCCCTGTGGGACGACATCGCCTACGGCGCGCTCGGCGCCCTGGTCCTGGTGGACAGCCGGCGCATCGACGCCTCGTTCGACGTGCTGGGGCTCGTCGAGGAGTCGGGGCTGCCGTACGCCGTCGCCTTCAACACGTTCCCGGACGCGCCCCGGCACCACACCGAGGGCGAGCTGCGCGCCGCCCTGGACCTGGAGGACGGCACCCCGATGGTCACCTGTGACGCCCGGGACGCCGACTCGTCCGTCGACGCGCTCCTCGCGCTCGTCCAGCACCTCATCGACCGCGACACCCCGGAGGGCCGGTGA
- a CDS encoding DUF742 domain-containing protein, giving the protein MTGRRGGRPLVPAYLSTGGVARPSRPHLERLSVLTRVGTPAPAGLPAAQLALLDALEDGSLTVVEAAALLRLPVSAVRVLAGGLIDRELATARAPIPPAARFDPDLLKRVADGLRALKHA; this is encoded by the coding sequence ATGACCGGCCGCCGTGGTGGCCGTCCCCTGGTCCCCGCGTATCTGTCGACCGGCGGAGTGGCCCGGCCCAGCCGGCCGCACCTGGAGCGACTGTCGGTGCTGACCCGCGTCGGCACGCCCGCTCCCGCCGGTCTGCCCGCCGCCCAGCTCGCCCTGCTGGACGCGCTGGAGGACGGCTCGCTGACGGTGGTGGAGGCGGCGGCCCTGCTGCGGCTCCCGGTGTCCGCGGTGCGCGTCCTGGCGGGCGGCCTCATCGACCGGGAGCTGGCGACGGCCCGCGCGCCGATCCCGCCCGCCGCACGCTTCGACCCCGACCTGCTGAAGAGAGTGGCCGATGGCCTTCGCGCCCTCAAGCACGCCTAG
- a CDS encoding roadblock/LC7 domain-containing protein, producing MTSRDAGDTAWVLDPVLEVPHVVAAVLLTRDGLVTGWTDALTRPSAERVAAITSTVQGACRTAAAAFADRDGAEVRQVVIESDHGYVLIVPTDHGTCVAAYGDPEVRLDLLAHRVHSQVARLGEKAMAAASRGGDGGAPA from the coding sequence ATGACCAGCCGCGACGCGGGAGACACGGCATGGGTTCTCGACCCGGTCCTGGAGGTGCCGCACGTCGTGGCGGCCGTGCTGCTCACCCGGGACGGACTCGTGACCGGCTGGACCGACGCCCTGACCCGGCCCTCGGCCGAGCGGGTCGCCGCGATCACCAGCACCGTGCAGGGCGCGTGCCGTACCGCGGCCGCCGCCTTCGCGGACCGGGACGGGGCCGAGGTGCGCCAGGTCGTCATCGAGTCCGACCACGGCTATGTGCTGATCGTGCCCACGGACCACGGCACCTGTGTGGCCGCCTACGGTGACCCGGAGGTGCGTCTCGACCTGCTCGCGCACCGGGTGCACTCGCAGGTGGCGCGGCTGGGCGAGAAGGCGATGGCCGCCGCGTCCCGGGGCGGCGACGGCGGCGCGCCGGCATGA